A region from the Spiroplasma taiwanense CT-1 genome encodes:
- a CDS encoding DEAD/DEAH box helicase family protein — translation MKEDKFFTNKDQQELLSEIKNEIVTSDEVYLIYPFISKAILNKIEPTFEYCLKNNIIIKIISTTFDDLAQFNNLNEIRKISEKYKNIKIKIEDNLEKHSERIHIKAAIFKRKVKQDSAIIGSSNLTYKGMISGREWNIKIISKEKNDLVHQLIKEFDYLWEEDFVDFSNSFERDFLIQRIKENQDSKIQLEILNQDSKFEYSKKYLYKFQKEVIDKLSYRRFLNKNKHLIVMATGTGKTLVSAFDYKRQIEQVNKKLKILFLAHQKEIIDQAINTYRQVLNDSNFGEVLYDQKIISENPEYLFATIQSLSNRLEDFKKEQFDIIVYDEAHHIAANTFDKTFNYFQPKQIIGLTATPEREDGKNIKKYFNDEFASELRLWDAIDQKLLCPFDYYCIDDSKTDLTGVDLDSDREIFKKINTESRNELLFKTIEKYLGIYARPTALIFCVTIEHANIIATFLKAKNLKAEVLTSQNKNDRKRIIHEFSIGRINYLCVVNIFNEGIDIPEINTIILLRPTNSKTIYLQQLGRGLRKTELKNKLEVYDLISNIDNKYDLTLGIRNLFEPKIIGTNFISTKHGLPYNSTITLEKNAEEIILKSLKKWYGNKNIIKEQVVKYFQKYNLKSLEMIIKDYELTLQDFYNNLDDLFIKTAKQISNYLPTQNDTKRNKNILKQFIFLDNYKIISYFYRRLTRKIEKLNIDYDLDNLFITSVLYEITSMKKFLGLYPNYLKIDDLVQYFMDNNQLIVEEIILILKYKLDNETLIFSDNTEKLLSINSTYTVKQCLAAVGRTNFLFYREQLKVLTFQAGYLTFDNSKQIILADEDGMGYGKLTKYDMENNKFYWSIPENMTLEHKIIKDFNNLEIKKYLFIHDKQNYNQKNMFLKLYKFIGIGTFNNMIVDNYLTAEFDM, via the coding sequence ATGAAAGAAGATAAATTTTTTACAAATAAAGATCAGCAAGAACTTTTAAGTGAAATAAAAAATGAAATAGTTACTTCAGATGAAGTTTATTTAATTTATCCTTTCATATCAAAAGCAATTTTAAATAAAATTGAACCTACTTTTGAATACTGTTTAAAAAATAATATTATTATTAAAATAATTTCTACAACTTTTGATGATTTAGCACAATTTAATAATTTAAATGAAATAAGAAAAATTTCTGAAAAATATAAAAATATAAAAATTAAAATTGAAGATAATTTGGAAAAGCATAGTGAAAGAATACATATTAAAGCAGCTATTTTTAAAAGAAAAGTAAAACAAGATAGTGCAATAATAGGTTCTTCAAATTTAACTTATAAAGGAATGATAAGCGGAAGGGAATGGAATATTAAAATTATTTCAAAAGAAAAAAATGATTTAGTTCATCAACTGATAAAAGAATTTGATTATTTATGAGAAGAAGATTTTGTTGATTTTTCAAATTCTTTTGAAAGAGATTTTCTAATTCAAAGAATTAAAGAAAATCAGGATTCTAAAATTCAATTAGAAATTTTAAATCAAGATTCAAAATTTGAATATTCAAAAAAATATTTATATAAATTTCAAAAGGAAGTAATAGATAAATTATCATATCGAAGGTTTTTAAATAAAAATAAACATTTAATTGTAATGGCAACAGGTACTGGAAAGACTTTAGTTTCTGCTTTTGATTATAAAAGACAGATAGAGCAAGTAAATAAAAAATTAAAAATTTTATTTTTAGCACATCAAAAAGAAATAATTGATCAAGCAATTAATACATATAGACAAGTTTTAAATGACTCAAATTTTGGTGAAGTTTTATATGATCAAAAAATTATTAGTGAAAATCCAGAATATTTATTTGCAACAATTCAATCTTTATCAAATAGGTTAGAAGATTTTAAAAAAGAACAATTTGATATTATTGTATATGATGAAGCACATCATATAGCTGCAAATACATTTGATAAAACTTTTAATTACTTTCAACCAAAGCAAATTATTGGTCTAACAGCAACTCCTGAAAGAGAAGATGGGAAAAATATTAAAAAATATTTTAATGATGAATTTGCTTCTGAATTAAGATTATGAGATGCTATTGATCAAAAACTATTATGCCCATTTGATTATTATTGTATTGATGATAGTAAAACTGATTTAACAGGAGTTGATTTAGATTCAGATAGAGAAATTTTTAAAAAAATAAATACTGAATCTAGAAATGAATTGTTATTTAAAACAATTGAAAAGTATCTTGGAATTTATGCTAGACCAACAGCACTTATTTTTTGTGTAACAATCGAGCATGCAAATATTATTGCTACTTTTTTAAAAGCCAAAAACTTAAAAGCAGAAGTCTTAACATCACAGAATAAAAATGATAGAAAAAGAATTATTCATGAATTTTCGATAGGTAGAATAAATTATCTTTGTGTTGTAAATATTTTCAATGAAGGTATTGATATACCAGAAATAAATACAATAATTTTATTAAGACCAACAAATTCAAAAACAATTTATCTTCAACAATTGGGTAGAGGGCTAAGAAAGACAGAATTGAAAAATAAATTAGAAGTTTATGATTTAATTTCAAATATAGATAATAAGTATGATTTAACTTTAGGAATAAGAAATCTTTTTGAGCCAAAAATTATTGGAACTAATTTTATTTCAACCAAACATGGCTTGCCTTATAATTCAACGATTACTTTAGAAAAAAATGCTGAAGAAATTATTTTAAAAAGTTTAAAAAAATGATATGGCAATAAAAATATAATTAAAGAACAAGTAGTTAAATATTTTCAAAAATATAATTTAAAAAGTTTAGAAATGATAATTAAAGATTATGAATTAACTCTTCAAGATTTTTATAATAATTTAGATGATTTGTTTATAAAAACTGCAAAGCAAATATCAAATTATTTACCTACTCAAAATGATACAAAAAGAAATAAAAATATTTTAAAACAGTTTATATTTTTAGATAACTATAAAATAATTTCTTATTTTTATAGAAGATTGACAAGAAAAATTGAAAAATTAAATATTGATTATGATTTAGATAATCTTTTTATAACATCAGTCTTATATGAAATAACAAGTATGAAAAAATTCTTAGGTTTATATCCTAATTATTTGAAAATAGATGATTTGGTTCAGTATTTTATGGATAATAATCAGTTAATTGTTGAAGAAATAATTTTAATTCTTAAATATAAATTAGATAATGAAACATTAATTTTTTCTGATAATACAGAAAAACTTCTTTCTATAAATTCAACATATACAGTAAAACAGTGTTTAGCAGCAGTGGGTCGTACTAATTTTTTATTTTACCGAGAGCAATTAAAAGTTTTAACTTTTCAAGCTGGTTATTTGACTTTTGATAATTCAAAGCAAATTATTTTAGCAGATGAAGATGGAATGGGGTATGGCAAATTAACTAAATATGATATGGAAAATAATAAATTTTATTGATCAATTCCAGAAAATATGACTTTAGAACATAAAATTATTAAGGATTTTAATAATTTAGAAATAAAAAAATATTTGTTTATTCATGATAAACAAAATTATAATCAGAAAAATATGTTTTTGAAATTATATAAATTTATTGGTATAGGCACTTTTAATAATATGATTGTAGATAATTATTTAACAGCAGAATTTGATATGTAA
- a CDS encoding PTS transporter subunit EIIC produces the protein MLSKKEKKVKTVDSEKPLNKAGNNHWNNFLVKLQGLGKSLMFPIALLPFAALLNRFGSLAMELNVEHQYNAGWWIGFILQKPGSTIFDNLPLFFAIGTAFGLLKDQRGEAALVGAAFYLILTTFLGENGLPKLFYDNTITFDYFAKNTEGNWEVAGKLSSLFYVPNYGMVNDKLQIIGGTYILNIGVLGGIVAGCLSAWSYNKFKNIKLPKTLSFFGGRRFVPMVIMVASVPVAFLFAIIWPWFQYGLISFGKLVSSGDSWAVPGAFLYGLLNRLVQPTGLHHIINTFLWFQMPIEGYIVDFNGHIVLWNKMTSEALLNANGGLSDFGQNMLQEIANKMFNSTPITGENFKEYFAIRQGIIPTGVLLNQTTSGLPSFTIFGDINAFQKSMISGNFQTGYFPMFWGGLPGAAIAMIMCAKKERRREVATFLGGVAIVAALTGIDEPLVFSFIFVGPVLWVVNAVYTSIFAAIAIAMHLHIGFGFSGGFIDYIISFANSWGMSKYEGLVNGGTYGVLSNPLWMFALAALAFPAYYFTFSIIIKKMNIKTPGRDDENETIGDVNSNKSLVKGKAKNSNEKYENLANAIIEIVKMDNFIKVDNCSTRLRLTVKDNKTDINDDKLKALGIYGIKRLGDQGLQLIIETDVEHVANIVHEKTGK, from the coding sequence ATGCTTTCAAAAAAAGAAAAAAAAGTTAAAACAGTAGATTCAGAAAAACCATTAAATAAAGCTGGAAATAATCACTGAAATAACTTTCTAGTAAAATTGCAAGGTTTAGGAAAATCATTAATGTTTCCAATAGCATTATTGCCTTTTGCAGCTTTACTAAACAGATTTGGTTCTTTAGCTATGGAATTAAATGTTGAACATCAGTATAATGCTGGTTGATGAATTGGTTTTATACTTCAAAAACCAGGTTCAACAATATTTGATAATTTACCATTATTTTTTGCAATAGGAACTGCTTTTGGTCTTTTAAAAGATCAAAGAGGAGAAGCTGCATTAGTTGGTGCTGCTTTTTACCTTATATTAACTACATTTCTTGGTGAAAATGGATTGCCAAAATTATTTTATGACAATACAATAACATTTGATTATTTTGCAAAAAATACAGAAGGAAATTGAGAAGTAGCTGGTAAACTTTCAAGTTTATTTTATGTTCCAAATTATGGAATGGTAAATGACAAATTACAAATTATTGGGGGAACATATATTTTAAATATTGGAGTACTTGGTGGAATTGTTGCAGGATGTTTAAGTGCTTGATCATATAATAAATTTAAAAATATTAAATTACCAAAAACCTTATCATTTTTTGGAGGAAGAAGATTTGTACCAATGGTAATAATGGTAGCATCAGTTCCTGTTGCTTTCTTATTTGCAATAATTTGACCATGATTTCAATATGGACTAATTTCTTTTGGTAAACTTGTAAGTTCAGGAGATTCTTGAGCTGTTCCTGGTGCATTTTTATATGGACTTTTAAACAGATTGGTTCAACCAACAGGTTTACACCATATTATAAATACATTCTTGTGATTCCAGATGCCAATTGAAGGTTATATTGTTGATTTTAATGGACATATTGTTCTTTGAAATAAAATGACAAGTGAAGCATTATTAAATGCAAATGGAGGATTAAGTGATTTTGGACAAAATATGCTTCAAGAAATAGCAAATAAAATGTTCAATTCAACCCCAATTACAGGAGAAAACTTTAAAGAATATTTTGCAATTAGACAAGGAATTATCCCAACAGGTGTCTTATTAAATCAAACCACAAGTGGATTGCCTAGTTTTACAATTTTTGGGGATATAAATGCTTTTCAAAAATCAATGATTTCTGGTAACTTTCAAACAGGATACTTTCCAATGTTTTGAGGAGGATTACCTGGTGCTGCTATTGCTATGATAATGTGTGCTAAAAAAGAAAGAAGAAGAGAAGTTGCAACTTTCTTAGGAGGAGTTGCTATTGTTGCTGCATTAACTGGAATTGATGAACCTTTAGTATTTTCATTTATATTTGTTGGTCCAGTATTATGAGTTGTAAATGCTGTTTATACTTCAATATTTGCAGCCATTGCAATTGCAATGCATCTGCATATTGGTTTTGGATTTAGTGGTGGATTTATCGATTATATAATTAGTTTTGCAAATAGTTGAGGAATGAGCAAATATGAAGGTCTTGTAAATGGGGGAACTTATGGAGTATTGTCAAATCCATTATGAATGTTTGCTCTAGCAGCTCTGGCATTTCCTGCATATTACTTTACATTTAGTATTATAATTAAAAAAATGAATATTAAAACTCCTGGACGTGATGATGAAAATGAAACAATTGGGGATGTAAATTCAAATAAATCATTAGTAAAAGGTAAAGCAAAAAATAGTAATGAAAAATATGAAAATCTTGCAAATGCTATTATTGAAATAGTTAAAATGGATAATTTTATAAAAGTAGATAATTGTAGTACGAGATTAAGACTAACAGTAAAAGATAATAAAACAGATATTAATGATGATAAACTTAAAGCTCTTGGAATTTATGGTATAAAAAGACTTGGAGATCAAGGTTTACAATTAATTATTGAAACAGATGTTGAACATGTTGCAAATATTGTTCATGAAAAAACAGGTAAATAG
- a CDS encoding SIS domain-containing protein — translation MSNKINIDDFKTSKEIQQQAIIWSQISDQFKENLDFYQNFISKFKDYKIILTGAGTSQFIGDALCPYFFKKGLNIVSIPTTDIVSNPKNYLNPNDKTLLISFARSGNSPESTATFDIANQFVNNIFNLVITCNQNGVLAKKAKETANSELFLLPKESNDEGFAMTSSYSGMTIAALLFLSQLVNQNCFDQIENAICRFDKILFKLNNSIKNLNLQVNDRVVYLGSGEFKGIAIESYLKLLELTQGIIPAFYNGILAFRHGPKSILNENTTIIFLMSKDEYSRKYEFDLISEISNDKKIKQLVILDNKHDVNLEKFTKFYLNLDTNDLNEIIIGIYYILFAQLLAVNTSVAVNINPDNPCPSGEVNRVVKGVKIYGDFN, via the coding sequence ATGAGTAATAAAATAAATATTGATGATTTTAAAACATCAAAAGAAATTCAACAACAAGCAATTATATGAAGTCAAATTAGTGATCAATTTAAAGAAAATTTGGATTTTTATCAAAATTTCATTAGTAAGTTCAAAGATTATAAAATAATTTTAACTGGTGCTGGAACTAGTCAATTTATTGGTGATGCACTTTGCCCATATTTTTTTAAAAAAGGATTAAATATAGTTTCAATACCAACAACAGATATAGTTTCTAATCCAAAAAATTATTTAAATCCAAATGATAAAACCTTACTAATTTCTTTTGCAAGAAGTGGAAATTCACCTGAATCAACTGCAACTTTTGATATTGCAAATCAATTTGTAAATAATATTTTTAATTTAGTTATAACTTGTAATCAAAACGGTGTTTTGGCAAAAAAAGCAAAAGAAACAGCAAATAGTGAATTATTTTTACTACCTAAAGAATCAAATGATGAAGGTTTTGCAATGACTTCAAGTTATTCAGGAATGACAATTGCAGCTTTATTATTTTTATCTCAACTTGTAAATCAAAATTGTTTTGATCAAATTGAAAATGCAATTTGTAGATTTGACAAAATATTATTTAAACTTAACAATTCAATAAAAAACTTAAATTTACAAGTAAATGATAGAGTAGTATATTTGGGAAGTGGGGAGTTTAAAGGTATTGCAATTGAATCATATTTAAAACTTTTAGAACTTACTCAAGGAATTATTCCAGCATTTTATAATGGAATACTTGCTTTTAGACATGGACCAAAATCAATTTTAAATGAAAATACAACAATTATTTTTTTAATGAGTAAAGATGAATATTCAAGAAAATATGAATTTGATTTAATTTCAGAAATTTCTAATGATAAAAAAATAAAACAACTTGTTATTTTAGATAATAAACATGATGTAAATCTTGAAAAATTTACAAAGTTTTATTTAAATTTAGATACAAATGATTTAAATGAAATAATAATTGGTATATATTATATTTTATTTGCTCAGCTATTAGCAGTAAATACTTCAGTAGCTGTTAATATAAATCCAGACAATCCTTGTCCAAGTGGTGAAGTTAATCGTGTTGTTAAGGGTGTAAAAATTTATGGAGATTTTAATTAG
- a CDS encoding glycerophosphodiester phosphodiesterase translates to MILVAHRGFRNPNGENRFIDFQNALKKCRAVEFDIRMTKDKKIIIFHDHNFKRIGSIDETVRSFTYEEIKNINYFKKILNEYLVYLLKNSLKN, encoded by the coding sequence GTGATATTAGTTGCACATAGAGGTTTTAGAAATCCAAATGGTGAAAATAGATTTATTGATTTTCAAAATGCTTTAAAAAAATGTAGAGCTGTAGAATTTGATATTCGTATGACAAAAGATAAAAAAATTATTATTTTTCATGATCATAATTTTAAGAGAATTGGTTCAATTGACGAAACTGTTAGAAGTTTTACATATGAAGAAATAAAAAACATTAATTACTTCAAAAAAATCCTGAATGAATACCTTGTTTATTTATTGAAGAATTCATTGAAAAACTAA
- the glpK gene encoding glycerol kinase GlpK, with the protein MEKYIITLDEGTTSARTLITNKKGQIVAVDQTEFTQYFPKDGWVEHNATEIWNTQRSTLVQVLNKSGISGEQIAAIGITNQRETVVIWNKETGLPIYNAIVWQDQRTAKYCESMNQQQVDMVRKKTGLIINPYFSGTKIKWILDNVEGARQLAKEDKLMFGTINTWLIYRLTGGEVFLTDHTNASRTLLYNINTNNWDDELLELFDIPKNILPEIKDCNAHFGNTFPGLISKTDKTQIPIYSSIGDQQSALFGQLCINKGESKVTYGTGCFILMNTEEERIFSNHGLLTTVANSINGKITYALEGSVMVAGAAVQWLRDNLRIIYNAIETEWYAGQTKDDRRVYVVPSFTGLGSPYWDSYSRGAIFGLDRGTKREHIVRATLEAIAYQAYDVVSAMSKDVKAKINSIKVDGGASQNKFMMQFQSDITQCKIVKPLNIETTAMGAAYLAGLKSGYWKDIDEIRKNIEFDFEMNPLIEQKQADHLIKGWRQAVQRTFSWLTDIE; encoded by the coding sequence ATGGAAAAATATATTATTACTCTTGATGAAGGTACAACAAGTGCAAGAACATTGATTACAAATAAAAAGGGACAAATTGTTGCAGTTGATCAAACAGAATTTACTCAATATTTTCCAAAAGATGGTTGAGTTGAACATAATGCAACAGAAATTTGAAATACACAACGTTCAACATTAGTTCAAGTTTTAAATAAATCTGGAATTTCAGGTGAACAAATTGCAGCAATTGGAATTACAAATCAACGTGAAACAGTGGTTATTTGAAATAAAGAAACAGGACTTCCAATTTATAATGCTATTGTTTGACAAGATCAAAGAACAGCAAAATATTGTGAATCAATGAATCAACAACAAGTAGATATGGTTAGAAAAAAAACCGGATTAATAATTAATCCTTATTTTTCAGGAACAAAAATTAAGTGAATTTTGGATAATGTTGAAGGAGCAAGACAATTGGCAAAAGAGGATAAATTAATGTTTGGAACCATTAATACTTGATTAATTTATCGATTAACAGGAGGAGAAGTTTTTCTAACAGATCATACTAATGCTTCAAGAACATTGTTATACAATATTAATACAAACAATTGAGATGATGAATTATTAGAGTTATTTGATATACCAAAAAATATTCTTCCAGAAATTAAAGATTGTAATGCTCATTTTGGAAATACATTTCCTGGATTAATTTCAAAAACGGATAAAACACAAATTCCAATTTATTCTTCAATTGGAGACCAACAATCTGCTTTATTTGGTCAATTATGCATAAATAAGGGAGAATCAAAAGTAACTTATGGAACTGGTTGTTTTATATTAATGAATACAGAAGAAGAAAGAATTTTTTCAAATCATGGACTTTTAACAACTGTAGCAAATTCAATTAACGGAAAAATTACATATGCTTTAGAAGGTTCTGTAATGGTTGCAGGAGCAGCTGTTCAATGATTAAGAGATAATTTAAGAATTATTTATAATGCAATTGAAACAGAATGATATGCAGGTCAAACAAAAGATGATAGAAGAGTTTATGTTGTTCCATCATTTACTGGACTTGGTTCACCTTATTGAGATTCATATTCACGTGGAGCAATATTTGGTTTAGATAGGGGAACAAAAAGAGAACATATAGTTAGAGCAACCTTAGAAGCAATTGCATATCAAGCATATGATGTTGTTAGTGCAATGAGCAAAGACGTTAAAGCTAAAATTAATAGTATAAAAGTGGATGGAGGAGCATCTCAAAATAAATTTATGATGCAATTTCAATCAGATATTACACAATGTAAAATTGTAAAACCATTAAATATTGAAACAACAGCAATGGGAGCAGCTTATTTAGCTGGTTTAAAATCTGGTTATTGAAAAGATATTGATGAAATTAGAAAAAATATTGAATTTGACTTTGAAATGAATCCATTAATTGAACAAAAACAAGCAGATCATTTAATTAAAGGATGAAGACAAGCTGTTCAAAGAACATTTTCATGATTAACCGATATAGAGTAA
- a CDS encoding MFS transporter: protein MAVPFYLKNVISSVKIANSLKILPSEFSQVNSIYGYVAILSYFVGGFFVDKISLKKLCLIGLLGVGFIGVWYGFIPFINEGKVAQVYIIFSLWSFITCFIFWSALWKLLSEQGTNEQNGVLNGVHGSLNGIIGTAVIGFVYLIFYIMGTVFVDSLGNWAFPTLVFFQFFNSN, encoded by the coding sequence ATGGCAGTACCATTTTATTTAAAAAATGTAATTTCATCTGTAAAAATTGCAAATTCATTAAAAATTTTACCATCAGAGTTTTCACAAGTAAATTCAATTTATGGATATGTTGCTATATTAAGTTATTTTGTTGGAGGTTTTTTTGTAGATAAAATTAGTTTAAAAAAATTATGTTTAATTGGACTTTTAGGAGTAGGTTTTATTGGAGTTTGGTATGGATTCATTCCTTTTATAAATGAAGGAAAAGTAGCACAGGTTTATATAATATTTTCTCTTTGAAGTTTTATAACTTGCTTCATATTTTGAAGTGCTTTATGAAAACTTCTTTCCGAGCAAGGCACAAATGAGCAAAATGGAGTTCTAAATGGAGTTCATGGTAGTTTAAATGGAATCATTGGAACAGCTGTTATTGGTTTTGTATATTTAATTTTCTACATAATGGGAACAGTTTTTGTAGATTCTCTTGGAAATTGAGCCTTTCCAACATTGGTTTTTTTTCAGTTTTTTAATAGCAATTAA
- a CDS encoding MIP/aquaporin family protein encodes MNLTELFLTEFFGTSLLIILGNGIVANCVLKDTKGNNAGLVAIALGWGFAVTVSALIASSFNGAPGWFNPAVMVGATIADKGDLMIQLTGSTSGAIGLFFGLFFVQLLGAMLGQIIIDLLYFKHIQKTLQTKEEFSTANVLGMHSTSSTFKGSLFSFTTLLNLLMEFVGTFVLVFAALAMGKFASGTFFGPIVIGIVVISIGLSLGGTTGYAINPVRDLGPRIIHMLMPLKEKGKSDWSYSFVPVLAAILAGVSVGAIFLLF; translated from the coding sequence ATGAATTTAACAGAATTATTTTTAACAGAATTTTTTGGAACATCCTTACTTATTATTTTAGGAAATGGAATTGTTGCAAACTGTGTATTAAAAGATACTAAGGGAAATAATGCTGGATTAGTGGCAATTGCTCTTGGATGAGGATTTGCAGTTACAGTTTCTGCTTTAATTGCATCATCATTCAATGGTGCACCAGGTTGATTTAATCCAGCAGTAATGGTTGGGGCAACAATTGCAGATAAAGGAGACTTAATGATTCAATTAACTGGTTCAACTTCAGGAGCAATTGGATTGTTTTTTGGTTTATTTTTTGTTCAATTACTTGGAGCAATGCTTGGGCAAATAATAATTGATTTACTATATTTTAAACATATTCAAAAAACTTTGCAAACAAAAGAAGAATTTTCAACAGCAAATGTTTTAGGAATGCATTCAACTTCTTCAACATTTAAAGGTAGTTTATTTTCATTTACAACTTTATTAAATCTACTTATGGAATTTGTTGGAACATTTGTACTTGTATTTGCAGCATTAGCAATGGGAAAATTTGCATCTGGAACATTCTTTGGTCCAATTGTAATTGGTATTGTAGTTATTTCAATAGGTCTATCACTTGGAGGAACTACTGGGTATGCAATTAATCCAGTTAGAGATTTAGGACCAAGAATTATTCATATGTTAATGCCATTAAAAGAAAAAGGAAAATCTGATTGATCATATTCATTTGTTCCAGTTCTTGCCGCAATTTTAGCAGGAGTAAGTGTTGGAGCTATATTTTTACTTTTTTAA
- the glpO gene encoding type 2 glycerol-3-phosphate oxidase, whose protein sequence is MKKYDICIIGGGVIGASIARELGKYNKKVIVLEANSRVAMETSAGNSGLVHGGFDPTPGKLNAKLNQLGKLRYEDWIKDMDFPFLRINSTVVAFNDEEMKHINMLYKRGITNGLKSSELEIIDAKELQKREPNISKEAIGALVCNSSIAVDTPELTKVLFTNAIKNGIELRVNSKVIDIKHNNEEYTITTSKNEEIIAEYVINAAGHYADVISKMAGYPDFNLVTKRGEYRILEKTEKNIVNSVVFMVPTIHGKGVIVAPLLTGHIMVGPTAVDGVPKDETRLVTKEQFDFIGEIGKKLIPDIKMQKTCMTYSGSRPIEPIYDDFWIKPASGDKKFINVGGMKSPAIASAPAIADMVIELIENVNGKLEKKEKWNSKEKAIIPIV, encoded by the coding sequence ATGAAAAAATATGATATTTGTATAATTGGTGGGGGAGTAATTGGGGCTTCAATTGCTCGTGAACTTGGAAAATATAATAAAAAAGTTATTGTTTTAGAAGCAAATTCAAGAGTTGCTATGGAAACTTCAGCAGGGAATTCAGGTCTAGTACATGGTGGGTTTGACCCAACACCTGGAAAATTAAATGCAAAACTAAATCAACTCGGTAAATTAAGATATGAAGATTGAATAAAAGATATGGACTTTCCTTTTTTAAGAATAAATTCAACTGTTGTTGCATTTAATGATGAAGAAATGAAACATATTAATATGTTGTATAAGCGTGGTATAACAAACGGACTAAAATCTTCAGAACTAGAAATTATTGATGCAAAAGAGTTACAAAAAAGGGAACCAAATATTTCAAAAGAAGCAATTGGTGCTTTAGTTTGTAATTCATCCATTGCAGTAGATACACCAGAACTTACTAAAGTTTTATTTACAAATGCAATTAAAAACGGAATTGAATTAAGAGTTAATTCAAAGGTTATTGATATAAAACACAATAATGAAGAATATACAATTACTACATCAAAAAATGAAGAAATTATTGCTGAATATGTAATTAATGCAGCAGGTCATTATGCAGATGTAATTTCAAAAATGGCTGGCTATCCAGACTTTAATTTAGTAACAAAGCGAGGAGAATATAGAATACTTGAAAAAACAGAAAAAAATATAGTTAATTCAGTTGTTTTTATGGTTCCCACAATTCACGGTAAAGGAGTTATTGTAGCTCCATTATTAACAGGACATATTATGGTTGGTCCAACAGCAGTTGATGGAGTACCAAAAGATGAAACAAGATTAGTTACAAAAGAACAATTTGATTTTATTGGAGAAATTGGAAAAAAATTAATTCCCGATATTAAAATGCAAAAAACTTGTATGACTTATTCAGGTTCAAGACCAATTGAACCAATTTATGATGATTTTTGAATAAAACCAGCAAGTGGTGATAAAAAATTTATAAATGTTGGGGGAATGAAATCACCAGCCATAGCATCAGCACCAGCCATAGCAGATATGGTAATTGAATTAATAGAGAATGTTAATGGAAAATTAGAAAAAAAAGAAAAATGAAATTCAAAGGAAAAAGCAATTATTCCAATAGTTTAA